A region from the Leptospira neocaledonica genome encodes:
- a CDS encoding STAS-like domain-containing protein, whose protein sequence is MSKLAMKKSKGNIIDLDDFRDARAKVFTGRDRGMTVRKQSNLDNLEDNNKEIIIRIPTDIYSINPSFFEELFVNVVRKLGREDFFKKVKFESKGSFPYEKSLNDAVDRILRNSTAID, encoded by the coding sequence TTGAGTAAATTGGCCATGAAAAAGAGTAAAGGAAATATCATCGATTTAGATGACTTTCGGGACGCCCGTGCGAAAGTCTTTACTGGACGTGATCGAGGAATGACGGTCCGAAAACAATCTAATCTAGATAATTTGGAAGATAATAACAAAGAAATTATTATAAGAATTCCTACTGATATATATTCGATTAATCCTTCATTTTTCGAAGAGCTTTTTGTTAATGTGGTTCGGAAACTTGGGCGAGAAGATTTTTTTAAAAAAGTTAAGTTTGAAAGTAAGGGTAGTTTCCCTTATGAAAAATCCTTGAATGACGCCGTTGATAGAATATTACGAAACTCTACTGCAATTGACTGA
- a CDS encoding tyrosine-type recombinase/integrase has product MSIRTNVINLTEFRNARTGPPKRSEPESGLMLGKGLTDQTMIDLIKKFSNPVSERDYRNRALLNLMYLTALRAKEIVSLKFSDLFLAPSGETLISYTKKGGKLAFAVIAEETLFFIREYHSTFEGDHAYFFLSLPRGNQKERSNLSTRGLQLIVNSWNVKTCSNKLIHPHSLRHTAASKLMDLAGSIAVQKLLNHSSPNTSSLFYTKPYFNASKFISWE; this is encoded by the coding sequence ATGTCAATAAGAACTAACGTAATAAATCTTACAGAATTTCGCAATGCAAGGACAGGGCCTCCGAAGAGGTCAGAACCTGAATCGGGACTAATGCTCGGAAAGGGCTTAACAGACCAGACTATGATTGATCTTATTAAGAAATTTTCTAATCCAGTATCAGAACGAGACTATAGAAATAGAGCATTGCTTAATTTAATGTATCTAACCGCCTTACGTGCGAAGGAAATAGTTTCCCTTAAGTTTTCCGATCTTTTCCTAGCTCCTTCTGGAGAAACACTAATCTCCTACACCAAGAAAGGCGGAAAATTGGCCTTTGCAGTTATAGCTGAGGAAACTCTATTCTTTATCCGTGAATATCATTCTACTTTCGAAGGTGACCATGCTTATTTCTTTCTCTCTCTTCCGCGAGGAAATCAAAAGGAACGATCTAATTTATCTACACGAGGACTTCAATTAATTGTTAATTCTTGGAATGTTAAAACATGTTCCAACAAATTAATTCATCCTCATAGCCTGAGACATACGGCAGCTTCAAAGCTTATGGACCTCGCCGGATCAATCGCAGTACAAAAACTCTTAAATCACTCATCACCTAACACGAGTTCGTTGTTTTATACGAAACCCTACTTCAATGCTTCTAAGTTTATTAGCTGGGAATAA
- a CDS encoding LIC_13246 family protein, with product MAKKINEKHEWLQINEEGLTIFKDILSSLIAFHEMLHGKIQSSEENWIFKLRVVESDSPVIAIKRFGDYEYLVFAKIKDKYNSWIHIDGIQMERLELERTGVLNHDVFNILNMTDIYTKHCDPYAGEIPEDV from the coding sequence GTGGCTAAAAAAATTAACGAAAAACACGAGTGGCTTCAAATCAATGAAGAAGGTTTAACTATCTTCAAAGATATTCTTAGCTCTTTAATTGCCTTCCATGAAATGCTCCATGGTAAAATTCAGAGTTCAGAAGAAAACTGGATATTCAAGTTAAGAGTAGTCGAGTCCGATTCACCAGTAATAGCTATAAAAAGGTTCGGAGACTACGAATACTTAGTTTTCGCCAAAATAAAAGATAAGTATAATTCCTGGATCCACATTGATGGAATACAAATGGAAAGACTCGAATTAGAAAGGACCGGAGTGCTAAATCATGATGTTTTCAATATCCTCAATATGACTGACATCTATACAAAACATTGCGATCCCTATGCTGGAGAGATTCCTGAAGATGTTTAA
- a CDS encoding tyrosine-type recombinase/integrase has product MSIKSNVIYLLSLYPKSEQKDPNFSLTENRLSEETLKKLYQAFSEPTTEEEYRNRALFLVMQELGLLAMEIVSLRLSDVSKEHSEQSYICYMGKCGKQKSSALSETSLNAVKEYHEKFKIESDYFFVSRPRKNQKERRNLTTRGLQLIVNSWNVRTLSGKLIHPQSLRNTVGQRLLTGTYP; this is encoded by the coding sequence ATGTCTATAAAATCTAATGTAATCTACTTATTATCCCTTTATCCTAAATCCGAACAAAAGGATCCAAACTTCTCATTAACTGAAAATAGACTTTCAGAAGAAACGCTTAAAAAACTGTATCAGGCTTTCTCTGAACCTACAACAGAGGAAGAGTATAGAAATAGAGCCCTCTTTCTCGTTATGCAGGAGTTAGGTTTACTTGCTATGGAAATAGTTTCTCTAAGGCTCTCAGATGTCTCTAAAGAGCACTCAGAGCAGTCTTACATTTGTTATATGGGAAAATGCGGGAAACAGAAATCATCAGCCCTAAGCGAGACTTCTTTAAACGCTGTAAAAGAATATCACGAGAAGTTTAAAATCGAATCCGACTATTTCTTTGTAAGCCGTCCAAGAAAAAACCAAAAGGAGAGAAGAAATCTTACTACTAGAGGATTGCAATTGATTGTAAACTCTTGGAATGTTCGAACTCTTTCTGGAAAACTCATACACCCTCAAAGCTTGCGAAATACTGTAGGTCAAAGACTATTGACCGGGACCTACCCCTAA
- a CDS encoding DUF932 domain-containing protein gives MSISLEELKERVPSVFKDASYGKPSERYMQINTSDVLSHFFDKGWEVQAATEMNVRTDARRGFQKHLVILKHEDYRIEDEGNLNVVIRNSHDQTNSLELFYGFMRVVCSNQLMVRNIGRAGDHSVFRHYKKNQEPIQNKINQVLNGFDNFIEEIRFLKAKELSPDKVKLFVRKAVGLRFGADFVIDQESIERSVLRVRRPEDQGFDSWKVLNRIQETFIKGLGRYIIPSVGQRKIKSLTSIDRLVSFNNDLWLLAKAI, from the coding sequence ATGAGTATTAGTCTTGAGGAGTTAAAAGAAAGAGTCCCTTCCGTATTCAAGGATGCCAGTTATGGCAAGCCAAGCGAACGATACATGCAAATAAATACCTCTGATGTCCTCTCACACTTTTTCGACAAAGGATGGGAGGTTCAGGCTGCTACTGAAATGAATGTGCGAACTGATGCACGTAGAGGATTCCAAAAGCACTTAGTTATTCTAAAGCACGAAGACTATAGAATCGAAGACGAAGGGAATCTAAATGTAGTAATTCGCAATTCTCACGATCAAACCAACTCCCTCGAATTATTCTATGGCTTTATGCGAGTTGTTTGCAGTAACCAATTAATGGTTCGAAACATAGGAAGAGCAGGGGATCACTCTGTCTTTCGTCACTATAAAAAGAATCAAGAGCCGATTCAGAATAAGATTAACCAAGTATTGAACGGATTTGATAATTTTATTGAAGAAATAAGGTTTCTAAAAGCCAAAGAACTTTCTCCGGATAAGGTAAAGCTATTCGTTAGGAAGGCAGTAGGTCTTCGATTCGGAGCCGACTTTGTCATAGACCAGGAAAGTATCGAAAGATCAGTTCTTAGAGTAAGAAGGCCTGAGGACCAAGGTTTTGATTCTTGGAAGGTACTTAATCGCATACAAGAGACCTTTATTAAGGGACTTGGTCGATACATAATACCTTCCGTTGGACAAAGGAAAATTAAGAGCCTAACTAGCATAGATAGACTAGTCTCATTCAATAACGATCTTTGGTTGTTGGCAAAGGCGATTTAG
- a CDS encoding HNH endonuclease yields the protein MDNELIANFRTFQVIGPPPANTKCVICKNSFTSKNSPSSEHLFPESIGGTITIDKLYCKKCNSKLGNEVDRELFTNFQFISTVLNVKRSTNNPLPNMKLRSHSGKEFVVKPGGRIELHSLVEDEIRDGKRNLIVRANTEKEILKKAKEVSQSLMNKGKTFNISEFKKLDSTLVYEEELNNFRLDFTTGKHSTLLSILKTAFSYALSLNIPLEFMDHIPMILRREIKQGSIVIPYIYPPLTPDPIVKEDVSHSILLIGLPEEKILFAVIELFSSFKYFVLLSSRYAGTKSSAYISQNSITGRKNDVPEFSLLLEKYIRPEQFTLEDLTKAFGREFGSLRRIIDRILYSQHIGKTMDFDFGPFKKGNLVTENEVDSFLKNRPELHSSVEFL from the coding sequence ATGGACAATGAACTAATCGCAAATTTTAGAACCTTCCAGGTCATCGGCCCACCCCCAGCAAATACAAAATGCGTGATATGTAAAAACTCTTTCACGAGCAAGAACTCACCATCATCAGAGCACCTGTTTCCTGAAAGTATCGGAGGAACGATAACTATTGATAAGCTATATTGCAAAAAATGTAATTCTAAGCTCGGCAATGAAGTGGATCGTGAATTATTTACTAATTTTCAATTTATATCTACTGTTCTGAACGTTAAAAGATCCACTAACAACCCATTACCGAATATGAAACTAAGGTCTCATAGTGGGAAAGAATTCGTTGTCAAACCCGGTGGGAGAATTGAATTGCATTCGTTAGTTGAAGATGAAATTCGAGATGGAAAAAGGAACTTAATCGTTCGGGCAAATACAGAAAAAGAGATTCTAAAAAAAGCTAAAGAAGTAAGTCAATCTTTGATGAATAAAGGGAAAACATTTAATATTTCCGAGTTTAAAAAATTAGACTCAACCTTGGTATATGAGGAGGAACTTAATAATTTTCGACTTGATTTCACAACTGGCAAACACAGCACGCTTTTATCAATTCTAAAGACTGCCTTTAGCTATGCCTTAAGTCTAAATATACCTTTAGAATTCATGGATCATATTCCTATGATTCTAAGGCGTGAGATAAAGCAAGGCAGCATTGTTATTCCTTACATTTATCCACCATTAACGCCCGATCCAATAGTAAAAGAAGATGTAAGTCATTCTATATTACTCATTGGCCTACCTGAGGAAAAAATATTATTTGCCGTTATAGAACTCTTTTCCAGCTTTAAATACTTTGTCCTTCTCAGTTCGCGATATGCCGGAACAAAATCGTCAGCGTATATAAGTCAAAATAGTATAACTGGAAGAAAGAATGATGTGCCGGAATTTTCATTATTGCTCGAAAAATATATACGACCTGAACAATTTACGCTAGAGGATTTGACAAAGGCTTTCGGGAGAGAATTCGGCTCTTTAAGAAGAATAATCGATAGAATCTTATATTCTCAGCATATAGGAAAGACTATGGATTTCGATTTTGGTCCCTTCAAAAAAGGAAATTTAGTAACCGAGAATGAAGTTGATTCGTTTTTAAAGAATAGGCCAGAACTTCATTCATCTGTTGAATTTCTTTAG
- a CDS encoding DUF2085 domain-containing protein: MNLRSLWSHIERVLLKKMDSLRESLSYFPYFCHQWEERSFSYKGHPFPVCARCTGVYFGQITFIISIIWSWHFSISYWIFLIMLIPMGMDWCIQEFFKIESNNYKRFLTGLFGGYGFYGIGNKIANTWYAYLKLLIVYIKFNISE, translated from the coding sequence ATGAATCTTCGAAGTCTCTGGTCTCATATCGAAAGAGTTCTATTGAAGAAAATGGATTCACTCCGAGAGTCTCTTTCTTACTTTCCCTATTTCTGTCATCAGTGGGAAGAGAGATCCTTCTCTTATAAAGGTCATCCTTTTCCGGTCTGTGCTCGATGTACTGGGGTTTACTTTGGGCAAATCACATTTATTATATCAATAATTTGGAGTTGGCATTTTTCAATCTCATATTGGATATTTTTAATAATGTTAATACCAATGGGTATGGATTGGTGTATACAAGAGTTTTTTAAAATTGAATCGAATAATTATAAGCGATTCTTGACAGGATTGTTTGGAGGATACGGTTTCTACGGAATTGGAAATAAAATAGCAAATACCTGGTATGCATATTTAAAATTACTTATTGTTTATATTAAGTTTAACATTTCCGAATAA
- a CDS encoding TIGR04452 family lipoprotein, whose translation MLRFLLDAKLFLIFFLSFSCSLLNEAGLADDRQKGSEVKQRIQDAVNTYVAVAASYDPSVLTASNAILNAQASSLVGINSGDYYYKSDVDGCISEIQTWGYLIRSPGFMAMLQCHLKPANPIY comes from the coding sequence ATGCTTCGATTCCTATTGGATGCGAAATTGTTTCTAATTTTTTTTCTTTCTTTTTCCTGCAGCCTTCTCAATGAAGCAGGGTTAGCTGATGACCGACAAAAAGGATCTGAAGTAAAGCAGAGGATCCAAGATGCAGTAAATACCTATGTTGCCGTTGCCGCGTCCTACGATCCTTCAGTTCTGACCGCTAGTAATGCGATCTTGAATGCTCAGGCTTCAAGCTTAGTCGGTATCAATTCCGGAGATTACTATTATAAATCAGATGTAGATGGTTGCATCAGTGAGATTCAAACCTGGGGTTATCTTATTAGGTCTCCTGGATTCATGGCAATGCTTCAATGTCACCTAAAACCTGCTAATCCGATATATTAG
- a CDS encoding helix-turn-helix domain-containing protein: protein MDSDEFKKRLGKRIKKLRLAAGLTQEDMDEGDFAVHFRTIQEIENGRTNPNVNTLFRISKRLKVKPKDLFDI, encoded by the coding sequence GTGGATTCAGACGAATTTAAGAAAAGACTCGGTAAAAGAATTAAGAAGCTTAGACTCGCTGCCGGATTAACACAGGAGGACATGGACGAAGGTGATTTTGCCGTCCATTTCAGAACGATTCAAGAAATCGAAAATGGTCGGACTAATCCGAATGTGAATACTTTATTTCGGATTTCAAAAAGACTGAAGGTGAAGCCCAAGGATCTTTTTGATATTTAA
- a CDS encoding restriction endonuclease, whose amino-acid sequence MTKFIPAKDLPFNLWFDFIKVRSPLMTPNNYFPSSDIKNEFLEKIQSWTESEIRAVLRCFLINNGYFSYDEDLSRYLYSFSKEGQEELINSRELYFRISEDIKNAREGLTWVLDFLPNYPAKALSAIGLYFESQSMSLPDSAIRGISDATSIVTARYINVSHSSDHLTNLSPEGFEIIIAKLYSLMGYETQATKRTHDGGIDIFAEIIEKGVKTKNLIQCKKYKKPISVKEIRELLGVVHSERANKGILVTTSSFTAEAKDFEKYNPQIELIDYSALLTLLNKNLGKNWPDHLQHYIYGIPLSESIT is encoded by the coding sequence ATGACAAAGTTTATACCAGCAAAAGATTTACCCTTCAACTTGTGGTTTGACTTTATTAAAGTTCGTAGCCCTTTGATGACACCGAATAATTACTTTCCATCGTCAGATATAAAAAATGAATTTTTAGAAAAGATTCAAAGTTGGACTGAATCAGAAATTAGAGCCGTTCTTCGGTGCTTTTTAATAAACAATGGATATTTTAGTTATGACGAAGATCTTTCTCGATATTTATATTCTTTTTCAAAAGAAGGACAGGAAGAATTAATTAATTCGAGGGAACTTTATTTCAGAATATCCGAAGATATAAAAAATGCGCGTGAAGGGCTTACATGGGTTTTAGACTTTCTTCCTAATTATCCTGCTAAAGCTCTTTCCGCAATAGGGCTATATTTTGAATCTCAGTCAATGAGTCTGCCGGATAGTGCCATTCGGGGTATCAGTGATGCGACATCGATAGTTACAGCCCGATATATTAACGTCTCTCACTCGAGTGATCATTTAACTAATTTGTCGCCAGAAGGATTTGAAATCATAATTGCTAAACTTTACTCGTTAATGGGTTATGAAACACAGGCTACCAAAAGAACTCATGACGGCGGAATAGATATATTTGCAGAGATCATTGAAAAAGGGGTGAAAACAAAAAATCTAATTCAATGTAAGAAATACAAAAAGCCTATTTCTGTAAAAGAAATTAGAGAACTCCTTGGAGTTGTTCATAGTGAACGAGCTAATAAAGGAATCTTGGTTACAACTTCGTCCTTTACTGCAGAAGCGAAAGATTTTGAGAAGTACAATCCACAAATAGAACTTATTGATTATTCGGCGCTATTAACTCTGCTAAATAAAAACTTAGGAAAGAATTGGCCTGACCATCTGCAACATTATATTTACGGAATACCGTTAAGTGAATCTATTACGTAA
- a CDS encoding ATP-dependent nuclease — protein MKIKSISVKNFKTFDSNGVYITFQALTGLVGENSSGKSNVLEAIDIFFNFSKGKIKKESFHHEDTTKQIEIEVTLFQLTAIEKDRFKLHLADDNESLTITQKIVNLSESLDGEESDEDEIPSDELNIYESKHGSKWTVPEDYEWLNCIDKPPTKTNLSKWWKMDLHINGNDIKSFFSNKQPSPEEYHNKIKELWNSGSIPKRKITGDDKILGWRGILKGNLPRYFLIPALKNLQDDLKLTKTSPFGSIISFLTNQIGKELKDEIDKQTKEFIDTIIGKIDTSGGASRIDEINRSLNSNLGIDIDCLLNLKFAPPAIEDLILPKLYGDDGFNSELIYKGHGMQRLAIFALLRTYHQFKQAAGASDDIIIGIEEPEIYLHSHVKRSAYNFFRDFSESGTQIIYTTHDSYFVKVENFDEIRLFRKEKYENTKLRTNVYEFSVDSLLNFYKNRYGKEGIDAKSLRHRFYHICDESKNEGFFAKKVIIIEGETEKYSLPIYLKNKGFDLDTNRISIISAGSVDTISYLFILFNEFKIPCYVIFDGDKPDFDLSSIPTNQVEDIKHKSKRNKELFTFIGVPYAESEYFFPETTISQQMAVWEKDFETVFHKASENYKTIKSESTKFYGTPSKPLAGRFFAEKMTKEYPDAINPIIDLLIKNIQLCEWKTFITKK, from the coding sequence ATGAAAATTAAATCCATTTCGGTGAAGAATTTTAAAACTTTTGATTCCAATGGGGTATACATAACATTTCAGGCATTAACAGGATTGGTGGGTGAAAATAGTTCTGGAAAATCAAACGTTCTTGAAGCGATAGATATTTTTTTTAATTTTAGTAAAGGAAAGATTAAAAAAGAAAGTTTTCATCATGAAGACACTACAAAGCAAATCGAGATTGAAGTTACGCTGTTTCAATTAACAGCAATAGAAAAGGATCGCTTTAAGCTTCACCTTGCGGATGATAATGAGTCTTTAACTATAACGCAGAAAATAGTCAATTTGTCCGAAAGTTTAGATGGAGAAGAATCTGATGAAGATGAAATTCCTTCCGATGAATTAAATATATACGAATCAAAGCATGGTTCGAAATGGACAGTTCCAGAAGATTATGAATGGTTAAACTGCATCGATAAACCGCCAACGAAAACTAATTTGTCAAAATGGTGGAAGATGGATCTTCATATCAACGGGAATGATATTAAGTCTTTTTTTTCAAATAAGCAGCCTTCTCCTGAAGAATATCATAATAAGATCAAGGAATTGTGGAACTCAGGAAGCATTCCAAAAAGAAAAATCACAGGCGACGATAAAATCCTAGGTTGGAGAGGAATTCTAAAAGGAAATCTTCCTAGATATTTTTTGATACCGGCTCTGAAAAATTTGCAAGATGATTTAAAACTTACCAAAACATCGCCCTTTGGATCCATTATTTCATTTTTAACTAATCAAATAGGAAAAGAGCTTAAGGATGAAATAGATAAACAAACAAAAGAATTCATTGATACAATAATAGGCAAAATAGATACGTCCGGCGGGGCATCAAGAATTGATGAAATTAATAGATCACTAAACAGTAATCTTGGGATAGATATTGACTGTTTGCTAAATTTAAAATTTGCTCCCCCAGCGATTGAGGATTTAATTTTACCAAAATTATATGGTGATGACGGATTCAATTCGGAACTTATTTATAAAGGGCACGGAATGCAAAGGCTTGCAATCTTTGCTTTACTACGAACTTATCATCAATTCAAACAGGCTGCGGGAGCTTCTGATGATATTATTATTGGTATCGAAGAGCCAGAAATATATTTACATTCGCATGTGAAAAGATCTGCATATAATTTTTTTAGAGATTTTTCTGAAAGTGGTACTCAGATAATTTATACAACTCATGATAGCTATTTTGTAAAAGTAGAAAACTTCGATGAGATACGTCTTTTTAGGAAGGAGAAATATGAGAATACTAAGCTTCGAACAAATGTGTATGAATTTTCTGTAGATTCTCTCCTTAATTTTTATAAGAATCGTTACGGCAAAGAAGGCATAGATGCGAAAAGTTTACGCCATCGATTTTATCATATTTGTGATGAATCTAAGAACGAAGGATTCTTTGCAAAGAAAGTAATAATAATTGAGGGGGAGACCGAGAAATATTCATTACCAATCTATCTTAAAAATAAGGGCTTTGATTTAGATACAAATCGCATTTCAATAATTTCGGCTGGATCAGTTGATACCATATCATACTTGTTTATACTCTTTAATGAGTTTAAAATACCATGCTATGTAATATTTGATGGTGATAAGCCGGATTTTGATCTGTCTTCAATACCAACGAATCAGGTCGAAGACATAAAGCACAAATCAAAACGTAATAAAGAACTTTTTACATTTATAGGTGTGCCCTACGCCGAATCTGAATATTTTTTTCCAGAAACAACAATTAGCCAACAGATGGCCGTATGGGAAAAGGATTTTGAAACAGTATTTCACAAAGCTTCGGAAAACTACAAAACTATCAAGAGTGAGTCTACGAAATTCTATGGAACTCCAAGCAAACCTTTGGCCGGTAGGTTTTTTGCGGAGAAAATGACTAAAGAATATCCTGACGCGATTAATCCGATAATTGATCTATTAATTAAGAATATACAGCTTTGTGAATGGAAGACATTTATAACGAAAAAATAA
- a CDS encoding transposase, which produces MQTSLKYPEIDSSGQSFTPTRPWLEFGIFNTRNPNRGPPFLQSRAALPRRNIRKTENRNLSPTPLPKHYNPALNTDYFTGITKKILNDFYPKKCPTPECKSRILDKEISTRLDLIRCPQCRYLTSRLSYTPLHHFKLPIWMFGYVLYESIIQYPKVVTATELSKKLRIGYNAASLLKRRFQLFASDQLPKYKQLTYEALSDQFKDFLLPPNENRDITKIMSKRPYVCVDTAVLYSAGERASQGRKRYSHRGQTSSIYLSEKLGGKQIGTLVQTIAIKQGPVFFSSVPNQKAETLGPLIREHLPTTTPLFTDQGYPWLWGIYRNHRSVNHSARSKDNRFRFARNRWSKNGVHNQVAEGNHRVLKTAFASYGYIKPKYSQAYLNEFSFIKNANVFGLDILVEGDDSCLSRDRSPSEKKTPGNGAVAIRRKGSLLEQYSHLLTKNIML; this is translated from the coding sequence ATGCAAACCTCTTTAAAATATCCAGAAATTGACTCTTCCGGACAATCCTTCACTCCTACTCGGCCTTGGCTTGAATTCGGAATATTTAATACTCGTAATCCGAACCGAGGACCACCTTTCCTCCAATCCAGAGCCGCCCTCCCTCGAAGAAATATTAGAAAAACAGAAAATAGAAATCTTTCTCCAACACCTTTACCCAAACACTACAACCCAGCTCTCAACACTGACTACTTCACTGGAATAACAAAGAAGATCCTAAATGACTTCTACCCAAAGAAGTGTCCAACTCCTGAGTGTAAGAGTAGAATATTAGACAAAGAGATCTCTACAAGACTCGATCTAATTAGATGTCCTCAATGTAGGTATCTAACCTCAAGACTAAGCTACACTCCCCTTCACCATTTCAAACTACCAATATGGATGTTCGGATATGTCCTTTATGAATCTATAATACAATACCCAAAGGTAGTAACAGCGACAGAACTAAGTAAGAAGTTAAGAATAGGATATAATGCCGCAAGCTTACTCAAGAGAAGATTCCAGCTATTCGCTTCTGACCAACTTCCAAAGTATAAGCAACTCACTTACGAAGCGTTGAGTGATCAGTTCAAGGACTTCCTACTACCTCCGAATGAAAATAGAGACATCACCAAGATCATGTCAAAGCGGCCATACGTATGCGTAGACACTGCTGTATTGTATTCTGCAGGTGAGAGAGCAAGCCAAGGAAGGAAAAGATACAGCCACAGAGGACAAACCTCTTCTATATACCTTTCAGAAAAGCTTGGTGGTAAACAAATAGGAACTCTTGTCCAGACTATAGCAATCAAGCAAGGACCAGTATTCTTTTCATCAGTCCCAAACCAGAAAGCAGAAACTCTGGGACCTTTAATTAGAGAACACTTACCAACGACCACTCCCTTATTCACAGACCAAGGATACCCATGGCTTTGGGGAATATATAGAAACCACAGGTCCGTAAATCATAGTGCAAGATCAAAGGACAATAGGTTTAGGTTTGCTCGCAATAGATGGAGTAAGAATGGAGTCCATAACCAAGTAGCAGAAGGAAACCATAGAGTCCTTAAGACTGCCTTTGCTTCTTACGGATACATAAAGCCAAAGTATTCGCAAGCATATCTGAATGAGTTCAGCTTCATTAAGAATGCGAATGTATTCGGACTCGATATACTAGTTGAAGGTGATGATTCTTGTTTGAGTAGGGATCGTTCTCCTTCGGAAAAGAAAACGCCCGGGAACGGAGCGGTTGCGATTCGAAGGAAAGGATCACTACTCGAACAGTATTCGCATCTTCTTACTAAAAATATAATGCTGTAG
- a CDS encoding PilZ domain-containing protein yields the protein MAVGRSDTLQELITILETMFGETIIGSDINLVKHLFYSLKADQREFPFDYEGEKLTSVVEEVSEDTLVLYVPYLQPKGILRAKISFEILNILYQFEVVLLDFWEDHVRVKIPSELQAAAFRKNLRVAVDDLFMNYVILYRSLSGGERELGKNLSVEQRFFHLMKEIKKDNPSLKLINLMVTEYILGISKDYEIVFFGPGKDGGFFGDFIKKYNRSVYVSDCSLIKSYIGEEADPYLNNFRDEYLSLIQARGQAKADEFFRELQKEEVRNFLISYIVTPIRLFNDPIGYVKVFSTAMDKFSIVQQQALYIEELGDILTYALTKVYIRQENFRNEEAVTRILDISMNGLLFEIEDERTFNYLKKHNIIKMFIPISERNLVLRGEVVRFLEIADGKYQLGVNFFDSNPDDMVFLQHYIFSKKMRILFE from the coding sequence ATGGCTGTAGGAAGATCGGATACACTCCAGGAACTGATTACGATTTTAGAAACGATGTTTGGAGAAACAATCATCGGTTCCGATATCAATTTGGTTAAACACCTATTCTATAGTTTGAAAGCGGATCAAAGAGAATTCCCTTTCGATTACGAAGGGGAGAAGCTTACCTCCGTAGTGGAAGAAGTGAGTGAGGACACTCTTGTTCTTTATGTTCCTTATCTTCAGCCCAAAGGTATACTTAGAGCAAAAATCAGTTTCGAAATCTTGAATATACTCTATCAATTCGAAGTAGTACTTCTGGATTTTTGGGAAGATCATGTCCGAGTCAAAATTCCTTCCGAGTTACAGGCGGCTGCATTCCGTAAAAACCTAAGGGTCGCAGTAGACGACCTTTTTATGAATTATGTAATCCTCTATCGCTCCCTGAGTGGAGGAGAAAGAGAACTCGGAAAAAATCTTAGCGTAGAACAAAGATTTTTCCATCTTATGAAGGAGATTAAGAAGGATAATCCAAGCCTAAAATTGATCAACTTGATGGTTACTGAATATATTCTAGGGATTTCAAAGGATTATGAGATCGTATTTTTCGGTCCCGGAAAAGATGGAGGATTTTTCGGAGATTTTATTAAAAAATACAATCGTTCCGTATACGTCTCGGATTGTTCATTAATTAAGAGTTATATCGGGGAAGAAGCGGATCCTTATTTGAATAATTTTAGGGATGAATATCTGAGTTTGATCCAAGCGAGAGGACAGGCAAAGGCAGATGAGTTTTTCAGAGAACTTCAAAAAGAAGAAGTTCGTAATTTTTTGATTTCTTATATAGTTACCCCTATTCGTTTGTTTAATGACCCGATCGGCTATGTGAAGGTATTCTCCACTGCGATGGATAAATTCTCTATCGTCCAGCAACAGGCATTGTATATAGAAGAATTAGGGGATATTCTCACCTACGCTCTGACAAAGGTGTATATCCGCCAAGAAAACTTTAGAAATGAAGAGGCCGTCACTCGGATCCTGGACATTAGTATGAACGGCCTTTTATTCGAAATAGAAGATGAAAGAACTTTTAATTATTTAAAAAAGCATAATATTATTAAAATGTTCATTCCAATTTCGGAAAGAAATTTGGTTCTAAGGGGAGAAGTGGTCCGATTCTTGGAGATTGCAGATGGGAAATATCAATTAGGCGTGAACTTTTTTGATTCTAACCCGGATGATATGGTCTTCCTACAGCATTATATTTTTAGTAAGAAGATGCGAATACTGTTCGAGTAG